Below is a genomic region from Candidatus Bathyarchaeia archaeon.
GGTATCTAATCCCGATCGCTCCCCCAGCTTTCGTCCCTCACCGTCGGGCGCGTTTTTGTCGGCCGCCTTCGCCACTGGTGGTCCTTCCGGGATTATAGGATTTCGCCCCTACCCCGGAAATACCGCCGACATCCCCCGCCCCCAAGCTGAGGAGTATTCCCCGCAGCCCAACGATTGAATCGTTGGATTTAACGGAGAACTTCCTCAGCCGGCTACGGACGCTTTAGACCCAATAATCGTCCCAACCACTCGGGGAGCTGGTATTACCGCGGCGGCTGACACCAGACTTGCCCTCCCCTTATTCCTCCGGCTGGTTAGACCGGAGAAAAGCCATCCTCAGCGGACGGCACTCGGGATGACCCCGTCACGCTTGCGCGCATTGCGGAGTTTTCGCGCCTGCTGCGCCCCGTAGGGCCTGGGCCCTTATCTCAGTGCCCATCTCCGGGCTCCCGCTCTCACGGCCCGTACCGGTCTTAGGCTTGGTGAGCCGTTACCTCACCAACAACCTGATCGGATGCGGCCCTATCCTTAGGCGGAGATGAATGCGTGGATTCATCCCCCTTTGGGTAGAGAACCATTCCAGGCCTCTCTACCTATCGGGGATTAGCCCCAGTTTCCCGGGGTTGTCCCCGTCCTAAGGGTAAGTTAGCCACATGTTACTGAGCCGTGCGCCGCGTCTCCACCGTGGCTAGGAAACGCAGACTCGCATGGCTTAGTCTCGTCCCGATAGCAGTTGGGTCCGCCAGGATCAAGCGGAGTTGGGAACGTTTGGGTTTCCGGCCTTTTTTTGAGGTCGGAGATTGGCGGGTTACCGCAAGCCTATCTTAGGCCTGATCGAGTTATGTGACCTTTTTCAGGCCTTCATAATTTGCCCGCGGTTGGAGGTCAACTTTTCATTCCTAGGGTTTTACAGTCCTATGGGTCGAGTTGACGCCGCCGCCGGGAACCGCGGGCGTCTTCAACGAGCTTCCAGCTCACTATACGGTTCTGTGCGATTTCTATATAAACGTTACTCAATGCTTGCGGCTGGTTTTTCAGCGTTAAGTGCGTGGTAACATTTTGATGGCAAATGGTGGCGAGGCTCCTTTGGCTTTGCGCCCGCCTTTGACGGCATAGGATGTTTATGGAAGGTTGGGTGCTTTCATCTTTGTTTATCTTTTTTCATTTAATTTTATTGTAAATGTTGAGGTTTGAGCTTGGTATAGAATGGTCGGCATGTTGGATTAATTTTCTAAAGATTAAGCTTATTAACGTTGTGGACGTAAGTTGTTGCGCTCACAATTTTGAGGCTGAATATTGGTTGTCGTCACCAGTGTGGTTAGGGGTTGGATGAAGGCTTGTTTAAGCTTGATAAGGAATTGGTTCAGGTTGAAAACGTGGTCGCTTCCGCTTCTCTCGACCATAATCTCGACTTAGAGGTTGTTTCCAGGGTTCTGCCCAGTGGGAAATACAATCCTGACGAGTTTCCAGGGGTCATATACCAGCTGAAAAACCCTAAGGCCGCTGGGCTGATCTTCAGCTCGGGAAAGATCGTGTGCGCTGGGGCGAAAAGCGAAAGGCAGGCTAAGAGGGCGTTGAACAAGATCGTGGACGAGCTGAGAATGAACGGAGTGGTGATCGTCGGTAAGCCCGCCATAAAGGTTCAGAACGTCGTCGCCTCGGTGGAGATAGGAGGCACCATAGACCTGGAGGGCGCCGCATGCCTCCTAGAGCGAACCCTATACGACCCAGAGCAGTTTCCAGGACTCATCTTAAGGATGAACGAACCCCCCATAACGTTCCTACTCTTCTCCAAGGGAAAGATCGTGTGCGCTGGGGCGAAAAGCGAAAAAGACC
It encodes:
- a CDS encoding TATA-box-binding protein, with amino-acid sequence MDEGLFKLDKELVQVENVVASASLDHNLDLEVVSRVLPSGKYNPDEFPGVIYQLKNPKAAGLIFSSGKIVCAGAKSERQAKRALNKIVDELRMNGVVIVGKPAIKVQNVVASVEIGGTIDLEGAACLLERTLYDPEQFPGLILRMNEPPITFLLFSKGKIVCAGAKSEKDLYRGLEELEKILVEHELIAFDETR